The sequence GGGCCGGGTGCCCGCAATGTTCACTGCCAGCTGCGTGTGCCAGTAGGTGATGAAGTCGCGCAGGCTGTCGCCGGGGCGGCGGCCCAGGGTCAGCATGCCCACACAGTCGGCCACCAGCTGCTGGGCGAACTCGCCCACCACGAAGCTCCGGCCGTAGGGCACCGCCTCCAGCGCCTCATGCGCCAGCGACAGAACCAGTGGGATATTCTCCTGCACCCGCGTCTTGGCAAAGCCTGCCCGCGCCGCTGCCCGGTACCGGCGGTGCGCCTCGCCTTCCAGCATGGTCAGCACCTGCCGCCCCCCGAACTCGCGGATGACGTTCTCCCACATGGTCCAGGCATCGAACTCGCCCGCATTCCGCGCCATCGCCTCGGCAGCGGCTGGCCCGCCCAGCACCACAAATTCGCGGTTCAGCGCCCGCACCCGGAAGCAGGGGCCGTGCTTGGCGTACTGACTGTACAGGAAGCCTTCGGTGTCGCGGAGCAGCGCCGGAGCACTGCCCACCAGAGGAAAGCCGTCTGCCAGGGGCGGTTCGCGGAGGGTCATGGCCTTACTGTGGCACATACGCGGTGTCTGGGATACGGCGGCGTGGTGGCTGACTGGGTAGGAATTGCCTGAACCTGCTTACCCACTATGCCCAAGCCCCCGCCGCCCCCAGAAGGGAGCGAGGAGCGGGGGCTTGAGCTTTAGAGTTATAATCTTTCTACTTAAAAACTTTAACGCCAAATCGAAGGACTTCTAATTACAGTAATTAAGGAGCTACTATGGACTTCATACGAAAAAGGCTAGATGGAAAAATAAGAGTTGCTACCAGCAGAGATCAGAAAAAAGATATTATTGAACTAAACAGGGTTAAAATAGAGTATTATCTTTTTTGTATGCTTGGGGCTTTGTGGAACAAGTATTACGATTACTTGTCTCCAGAGCAGCGAGAAAATTTACTAAGAAAAATAAGGAAACCCTCGATAGGATCAGTTATAGATTGCATAAGCACTTTAGATGATGGGACTGGTGAAATTCTTAATGGAAGAGATAAAGTCTCAAAGTTGCAATCATACACCAAACTTAGGAACGCAAGAGTAGGCCATGGCTACATAATTGGCGATTTTGAACTTGAAACGATGCAAGAAATGGGAAATATATCTAAGTATATAGAGGACAACATAAATTTTGTAAATAATGATAAATCTTTTGTTATAGTAGAAAAGTATGAGGACAGGAAAGCTACAGGTATAATAATTAAGCCGAGCGGCGATATGTTTGGTTGGTCAAAAGATGATGCAGATGAGAGGTTTAAGCAGGGATCAGTCCTTACATATTCAGAAGAGAAGTATTATAAGGTGGACCCCTTTATTTTTATGGAGTCTGAGGAAAACGTTTACCTCTTTAAGGATATCGCAGATCTTCTTTCTGGCACCGCTACAATGAATAGTATTTTTATTGGTGATGTAAAAACTATTATAAGCCAGGAGTTCCGCAATCCGCAGTTCGATTGTGGTGATGACAGAGTGGTTAGACCAAGCGGAACTGTGTCAAACAAATATAAGAATAATTATGTGAGTTATATTACAATAGGGACTTTAAAGAAAAAAATCATGGATTTCCTGCGAAAAGACAGGGCCTCCGTTGCAGCGGTTCTTTGGGGTCATGGTGGAGTTGGAAAAACAGCTCTAATACAAAGCGTTTGTGACGATCTTTATAATTCTTCTCATAAAGATTTCGACTATATAATATTTACCTCTGCAAAAAACGTAAAATACAATATACAAACTGGCAACGTTGATGCATTAAGCAACAATATTAGCTCATTTGAAGATTTAATCAACGCTATAGGAAGCGTAATGTATCCTGAAGATGATTTCGATGCAGAATTAATACTCGACAGCCAGAGTAGGGTATTAATTATCATTGATGATTTTGAAACTTTTCCGCAGGAGGAAAAAACTAAAATTTCCTCATACCTAGCTAAGATGGACATTGATCGTCACAAAGTTGTAATTACCACACGGGCCCTTATGACCTTAGGCGTGGAGTTTCAAACTAATGAATTGACAAAAGCGGACACGAAAAAGTTTCTTGAGGAAATCATAAAAAGTGACTTCTACAATAACCCTACATTCGCACAGGATTTAATATCTCATCTTAGAGAAGATGAGATCGAAAGGATATTTGACATTACTAGTGGCCGACCACTTTTTATCTTACAGCTACTTGCCGCTTGGAAGGAAATGGGCGATATAAGGGAAGTTCTAGATAAGAAGGGGGATTTAAAATCCACCAGCTCCGCTATACAGTTTCTTTATGGGCGTATGTTTGACTATCTATCCGTGAATGCAAAGAAGGTGTTTACGACTATGGGTGCTTTAATAGATGGTACAGATGACCCAAACTTAATAGAGAAAGTATCTTATGCACTAGATATGCAAGACGACGATTTTGAGACAGCCATAAATGAGCTAGTTAAGCTAAAAATGATAGAACTTACAGACAATAGATTCTTCAGAGCTTATTCTAGAGAGATAGCAAAAATGATGACCTCTGAATTTTATGCATCGAGTGGCGATTTTCAGGATCTAATTAATTCTAAACTAGAGATACTTACTAAGGATAAGAATCTGGACAACCATACTGCCCTATTACAAGATGCAAATCTATCTCGCAGCAGTGATCCTGAAGAGACAGTAACAGAGAAATATCTATTAATTATTAATTCGACTAACACGGGGCCAGAAATAAGATTAGAGGCTATTAGAAATTTAGCGGAATATCTCGCGAGTTCTAGGGGAAAGATTGATAATGCACTGAATCTTCTAAGAGCTAATCATGAAAGCTTTGCCAATGATCCAGAGTATTTCATTATTCTATCTGACTATTGTGTTAGGGCCGGACAAAGGGACATGGCGGTTAAATACATCAGACGTTTCGTGAGAAATAAGCCAGAGCCCGCATGGAATTTGGAAGCCGTTAGACTTGAGATGAGCTGGCTCTTGCTTATGCACAAAGCTATTATTGAGATAGAACGCAGAGAAGAGATTATTAACAGCCAAAAATCAGGAGATAGAGAGAGACAGGAAGCTAACTCGAGAATGAGAGAGGTAATTTCCTCTGGTGGTCTAATTTTTGCACAATTGAAAGAAAGTAGTATTTTACAAGACTTTACACCGAGAGTAAAACAGAATATATTAGCTGGTTTAAATCAATATGTAACGATGTGTTATAAAATGTATCGCCTACAAGAGGCCATAGATGCGTGCAAATTCGCAATTAGGAATTTTCCCACGCATATGACACGCGATTTTGGTAGTAAATTGAGACAATCTGAAAGAAAGTTGAGCAGGAAGAACTGAAGCTATCTGAATAATAGATATTTGAGGCAGCCCCCATCCCTCGGAGGCTGCCTCATTCCTACTCTCTAGCTCTGGCTACGCCCCGATGTACTCCTCAATCGGCGGGCAGGAGCACACGAAGTTGCGGTCGCCGTACACGTTGTCCACGCGGTTCACGGCGGGCCAGTACTTCCACGCCTTCTGGTGCCCGCTGGGGAAGGCTCCCGTTTCGCGGCTGTAGGCGCGGGTCCACTCGGCGTCGGTCAGGTCCCTCAGGGTGTGCGGCGCGTGCTTGAGCGGGCTGTCGGCGGCAGCCATCGTGCCGTCCTGCACTTCCTGAATCTCGCGGCGAATGCTCAGCATGGCGTCCACGAAGCGGTCCAGCTCGGCCTTGGGTTCGGACTCGGTGGGTTCAATCATCAGGGTGCCGGGCACCGGGAAGCTCATGGTGGGGGCGTGAAAGCCGTAGTCCATCAGGCGCTTGGCGATGTCCTCTTCGCTGATGCCGCTTGCGGCCTTGAGCGGGCGAATGTCAATGATGCACTCGTGCGCCACCCGGCCACCGCGTCCGGTGTACAGCACAGGGTACGCCCCCTCCAGCCGCTTGGCGATGTAGTTGGCGCTGAGCAGCGCGACCTGGGTGCTTTCGCGCAGGCCCCTGGCACCCAGCAGCTTGATGTACAGGTAGCTGATGGGCAGGATGCTGGCGCTGCCGTACGGCGCAGCACTCACGGCTCCGGTCTGGCTGTCGCTGCCGTAGGCCACGCTATGACCGGGCAGGAAGGGAGCGAGGTGCGCCTTCACGCCAATCGGCCCCATGCCCGGACCGCCGCCGCCGTGCGGAATGGCGAAGGTCTTGTGCAGGTTCAGGTGCGACACGTCCGAGCCAATCAGCCCCGGCTTGGCGACGCCCACCTGCGCGTTCATGTTCGCGCCGTCCAGGTACACCTGCCCGCCGTGCCCGTGAATCAGGTCGCAGACCTCTTTCACATTCTCCTCGTACACGCCGTGGGTGGAGGGGTAGGTAATCATCAGCGCGGCGAGGTTGTCGCTGTGCTTCTCGGCCTGGGCCTTGAGGTCTTCAAAGTCGATGTTGCCCTTGTCGTCGGTCTTGACCACCACCACCTGCATGCCCATCATCGCGGCACTGGCGGGGTTGGTGCCGTGCGCGGAAGCGGGAATCAGACAGATGTTGCGGTGGCCCTCACCACGGCTCTCGTGGTACTTGCGGATGACCAGCAGGCCCGCATACTCACCCTGGGCGCCGGAGTTGGGCTGCAGGCTCACGGCGTCGTAGCCGGTGATGTCGGCCAGCCAGCGTTCCAGTTCGGCCAGCATTGCGGCGTAGCCTTCAGTCTGGCTGGCAGGCGCGAAGGGGTGCAGGCCGCCGAACTCGGGCCACGTCACCGGAATCATCTCGGTGGTGGCGTTCAGCTTCATGGTGCAGCTGCCCAGCGGAATCATGCCGTGAACGAGGCTGTAATCCTTGTTTTCCAGCGCCTTGAGGTAACGCAGCATGCCGTGTTCGGAGCGGTGCGTGTTGAACACGGGGTGTGTCAGGAAGTCGCTCTGGCGCTTGAAGCCTGCCGGGATACCCTCCACAGCGCCGCTGTCGAGCGCGTCCACGTCGGCGCTCTGGCCCGTCGCCGCTTCGATGATGTCCGCGAGGTCCTGCACGGTGACGGTCTCGTCGAGGCTGATGCTGACTTTGCCGCCTTCCACACGGAAGTTGATGCCCTTCGCTTCGGCGCGGCCCTTAACCTCGTCGCCGCCCTCAAAGGTCACGGTGTCGAAGAAGGTTTCATTGGTCTTGAGGCCCGCGTCGTTCAGCGCCTTCGCCAGAATGCCGGTCATGCGGTGCACGCGCTCGGCAATGGTCCTCACGCCTTCGGGGCCGTGGTAGACGGCGTAGGCGGCGGCCATGTTCGCCAGCAGCGCCTGTGCGGTGCAGATGTTGGAGGTGGCCTTTTCGCGGCGGATGTGCTGCTCGCGGGTCTGCATCGCCATGCGCAGGGCGGTGTTGCCACGTGCGTCCTTGCTCACGCCAATCACACGGCCCGGCATAGAACGCTCGAAGCCTTTCTGGCAGGCGAGGAACGCCGCGTGCGGCCCACCGAAGCCCATCGGGACGCCAAAGCGCTGGGCGCTGCCCACCACGATGTCTGCCCCCTGCTCGCCGGGAGGGGTCAGCAGGGCGCAGGCCAGCAGGTCGGTCGCCACGATCAGCGCCGCGCCGTTCGCGTGGACCTTTTCCGCAATGGGCGCGAGGTCCAGCACTTCGCCGTGCGTGCCGGGATACTGCACGAGCGCACCGAACGCTTCAGCGGGCACGTTGTCGGCGTGGCCGGTCTGCACTTCGTAGCCGAAGTACTCGGCGCGGGTCCGAATCACGTCCAGCGTCTGGGGGTGCACGTTGTCGGCCACGTAGAACACGTTGCCCTTGTTCTTGCCCTGACGCTTGGCGAGCGTCATCGCTTCGGCGGCGGCGGTGGCCTCATCCAGCAGCGAGGCGTTGCTCACGGGCATGCCGGTCAGGTCCTGCACGGCCTGCTGGAAGTTCAGCAGCATTTCCAGGCGGCCCTGCGAAATCTCGGCCTGGTAGGGGGTGTAGGCGGTGTACCAGCCGGGGTTTTCCAGCATGTTGCGCAGAATGACGGGAGGAACATGGGTGCCGTAGTAGCCCATGCCGATGTACGAGCGGAACACCTTGTTCTTGCTCGCCAGGGCCTTGAGTTCGGCCAGAGCCTGCGCCTCGGGCATACCGTCGCCGGTCTGGAGTGCGTCGTTGAACTGAATGGCCGCAGGCAGCGTGGTTTCGGTGAGTTCCTCAAGGTTGGAGACACCCAGCAGTGCCAGCATCTCGGCCTGTTCAGCCTCGCTGGGACCGATGTGACGGCGGGTAAAGTCGTTGGTTTGGAGCAAATCTTGTAGGCGGGTCATGGTTCAACTCCTTACAGGCCGGGGCGCGGGGAGCGGGTCAGAGAAGGCCACTGGGCCCCCGGCGGAACTGGGCTAAGTGAAACTGGGCTGAGCGCAACTGGTTTAAGAGCAACTGGTACAGAGGGGATTTCTGGGCCAGCCTAGAACCGCAGCGGCCGGCGCAACTGGGCTGGGAGCAACAGTTAAGCCGCTGCCACCTGCGCGGGAGAGGCTGCGGCCGGCTCCTCGTCTGAAACGGCGGGACGCTGGGCCCAGCGGAGGAAGGACATGCCCACTCACAGTGCAGACAAGGGAGCATCCATCCTCAGCAAATAAGCCACCAAGCTCCAGACGTCGCAGGCCCGCAGCTTCGTGGCTTTCTTCAGGCGTCCGCTCAGCTGTTCTCGGCGGTATAGGCCTCAGCGTCCATCAGGCCTGCGCTCTCTTCGGTCACTTCGATCTGGAACAGCCAGCCGCCTTCAAAGGGGCTTTCGTTGACCTTTTCAGGGCTGCCTTCCAGCTCTTCGTTGACCGCAACGATTTTGCCGCTGGCGGGGGCGTAGATGTCCGAAGCGGTTTTCACCGACTCCACCACGGCCACGGCTTCGCCGGCTTCCACTTCACGGCCCACTTCGGGCAGTTCCACGTACACCACGTCGCCTAGCTGGTCCTGCGCGTGGTGGGTAATGCCGACTTTGCCGTCCTGGGCCAGCCATTCGTGCGAGGAAGCGTACTTCAGTTCGGTGGGGTTGGTCATGGCAGGGTTCTCCTTGAGGGTGAGGGGGCGGGTTGGAAAGTGAAAAGGGCCGGAAAATCGCTCGGCGGGACTTATTTGGCTTTGTAGAACGGCAGCTCGGTGCGCTCGGCAGGGTGGCGCTTGCCGCGTACCTCCACCTCGAACGCGCTGGCGTCTGCGGCGTCCACGTCCACCAGGGCCATCGCGATGGGGTGGCCCAGCGTGGGGCTGGTGCTACCGCTGGTGACCACGCCGACATTCTCGCCGCCCAGCATCACTGGATATCCTTCCCGCACGGGAATCTTGTCCAGCTTCAGGCCGATCAGTTTCTGGCGGGGAGCCTCGTCCATCTTAGTGCGGCCCAGGTACGGCTTATCCTTGACCACCCAGGAGTAGGTGCTGCTCAGCGGGTGAATGTTCTCACTGAACTCGTGGCCGTACAGTGGGAAGCCGGCTTCCAGGCGCAGCGTGTCGCGGGCGCCCAGGCCTGCGGGAGCAATGCCGCTGGCCAGCAGGGCGTCCCACAGGGCTTCGCCTTCCGGCGCCTTGACGAACACCTCGAAGCCGTCTTCGCCGGTGTAGCCGGTGCGGGCGAAGAACACGTCATGGTCCAGCAGGCGGCCGGGGAAAAAGGAGTTGCGCTTGGCGGTCAGCAGGTCGGCGTCGGTGAACTCGTTCAGGGTGGCGGCGGCCTTGGGCCCCTGCACGGCAATCAAGACCCAGTCGTCCGACTCGTCCGTCATCTGCACGTCGTAGCCGGCGGCCAGGGCCTGCAGGTGTGCCCAGTCCTTGGCAATGTTGCCGGCATTGACCACCATCAGGTAGTCCTGCTCGCCTGCTTGGTAAATGTAGATGTCGTCGACCAAGCCGCCTTCCTCAGCCGGCAGCCAGTTGTAGTGGGCGCGGCCAGGCTTCAGCTTGCTGACATCGTTGGGGGTCACATGCTGCAAAAAGTCCAGCGCACCGGGGCCTCTAAAGCGGAACTGGCCCATGTGCGACACGTCGAACATGCCCACGTTCTCACGCACGGCCTGGTGCTCGGCTTTCAGGCCCGCGTACTGCACCGGCATGTCCCACCCGCCGAACGGCACCATCCGGGCACCAGCCCGCAGGTGCGCCGCGTGCAGCGGCGTACGTTTCAGGTTTTGGTTTTCCACGGCCCCACTGTAGCGAAAGGAACCGTGCCCCCGGCAGGTGGCACCCATGGCATGTCCGGGCGCCCCGGACGCCTGTGCGCCTTCCCGCAGACCCACTTTCCGGGGGTCAGGAGCCACGAAAAAACCTCCCCGGTTGGGGAGGCACAGGCCGTACGGAACACTTGGAGACTTACTGGCGGCGGCTGCTGTGGTCGCCCTCAGCGAACTCCTCAATCATCTTTTTGTTGAAAGCGGGCAGGTCGTCGGGGTTGCGGCTGGTCACCACGCCCTTGTCGGTCACGCATTCTTCGTCCACCCACTCGGCGCCGGCCAGCGTCAGCTCGTGCTTGAGGCTGGGCCAGGAGGTCATCTTCAGGCCTCCAGCAATGCCGGTTTCGCTGAGGCTCCAGGGGCCGTGGCAGATGGCGGCAATGGGCAGGCCACGGTCGTAGGCGTCGCGCACGAACTGCATGGCGGCCTTGTCCATGCGCAGGGTGTCGGGGTTCACGGTGCCGCCGGGCAGCAGCAAGCCGGCGTAGTCCGCGATATTGGCCTCGGCCACGGTCTTGTCCACGCTGTACTTGGCCTGGGGCTCGATGTCGCCCTTCATGCTCTGAATCTGGCCGCTTTTCAGGCTGATCAGCTCACAGGTGCCGCCCGCTTCCTCAATGGCCTGCCGGGGACTGGTCAGTTCGATTTCTTCCACACCGTCGGCCGCCAGAATGGCGATTTTCTTGCCTTGCAGTTTTGCGTTGGTCATAAACCGAGTTTGGCGTGCTAGCGCGTGAAAGGTGTGACCGGGTGGTCAAGCGGCTTTTAGGCGGCCTTGGGAAGTTCTTCAGCCCACCCCCGGCGCTGCGGGAGCATGGGGCAGAGCTTGTCAAGTGGGCAAGCTCGCGGTCGGTGAGGCGGCCGCGGCGTAAGGTAAATAAGCAAGCCGCAAAAGCTCCCAATGTTACAATTGGTTGTTTTTGCGGCGAATTGGGCCTGTGGATTGCCGCTGCCACGCGGCGACTCCGGTCAGAGGAGGTGAGCAGACATCGGAACCAAGGAAGACGTGCGCGACCGGCTGAACATCGCGGACGTCATCGGTGAATATGTCAGCCTCACCCCAGCGGGCAAGGGCCGGCTCAAGGGACTGTGTCCTTTTCACAAGGAAAAGAGTCCCTCGTTCCAGGTGGACACCGAGCAGGGCTACTACTACTGCTTCGGCTGCAAAGCCGGCGGCGACGTGTTCAAGTTCGTACAGGAAACCGAGAATCTCAGTTTCGGTGACGCCCTGCGCAAGCTGGCCGAGCGGGCCGGCGTGCAGCTGGAGCAGAAATACGGCGAGCGGGTCAGCCGTGACCTGTACGACGTGAACGACTTCGCGCTGCAGTATTTCCGCAGTCACCTGCGCGGCGACGCCCTGGCCTACTTTCAGGGGCGTGGCCTGACCCCACAGGTGATGGAGGACTTCGAGCTGGGCTTTGCGCCGGACAGCTGGGACGGCCTGCTGCAACAGGCCCGCGCCCATGGCCTGAGCGAGCGGCAACTGCTGGACGCCGGCCTGCTGACCCAGAACGAGCAGGGCCGGGTGTACGACCGCTTCCGGGGCCGGGTGATGTTCCCTATCCGCGACCACCTGGGCCGGCTGGTGGGCTTCGGCGGGCGCGTGCTGGACGACTCCAAGCCCAAGTACCTCAACACCCCCGAGACGGACGCCTTCAAGAAAGGCGAGCTGCTGTACGGCCTGCACCGCGCCCGCAGCGTGCTGAAAGACGGCCAGCCCCTGATTGTGGCCGAGGGGTACATGGACGTGATCGCCCTGCAGCAGCACGGGTTCGCCGGGGCGGTGGCCAGCCTGGGCACCGCGCTGACGGCCGAGCACGCCGCGCTGCTGGAACGCCTGGGCGCCCGCGAACTGGTGCTGATGTTCGACCGCGACGAGGCCGGCCTCAAGGCCACGCTGTCGGGGCTGGACCAGACGGTGGGCGCCCGCTTTCAGGTGCGGGCCACCAGCGTGCCCAGCGGCAAGGACCCGGCCGATGCCCTGCGCGAAGGCGACGTGCAGAGCATTCAGCGGGCACTGCAGGGCGGCCTGAACGAAATCGAGTACCGGGTACACGCCGCCCGCGACCGGTACGGCCTGGACAGCCGCGACGGCAAGCGCAAAATCCTGATGGAGCTGCTGCCACGCATGCAGAACCTGGACCCGCTGGACGAGGGCGCCGACCAGATGCGGGCCAAGGTGTGCGAACTGCTGGATATCCGCCCGCAGGCCCTGCTGGACTGGATCGGGTCCAAGGCCAAGCGGCGCACTCTGACCGATACCCACCTGGCCGGCATGAGCCAGGGCGGCGGCCACGAGGAGGACCGCGAGCTGGCCCTGCTGCGGCAGCTGCTGGTGGACCCCCGGCTGCTGGCCAAGCTGGACGGCACGCTGGGCTGGCGCAACGAGCTGGTCCGCAAGGTCATGTTGGCGGCCCAGGGCGCCCAGAGCACCGACGACATCATGAGTGTGTTCCGGGGCCAGCCCGAAGAGGGGCAGCTGATTCGGATGATGTTCGAAACCCGTCAGAGCGGCAACATCTCGCGTGCCGGCCACGAGGAATACGAGGCCAAGCAGCAGACCTACGCGGCGGCGGCCGTAGACGACATCCAAGTGGGCCTGAGCATCGAGTCGCTGCGGGGCGAGGTGAAGCTGCTCAAGTCACAGCTCCTGGACGCGCCACCCACCCAGCAGGCCGACATCCTGCGGCAGATTACCGAGCTGCAGCGGGCCATCGAGGCCGAGAAGCGGGCGCGGGTCCACGGCGCCTGATATGGAGCAGGGCGCGGCGGCGCGGGCGCTATGATGGCGCGGTGAACGACGCAGCGCCTATCGGGGTATTCGACAGCGGAGTCGGCGGCCTGAGCGTTCTGGCCGAACTGCGCCGCGCCCTGCCTGACGAGCGCTTTTGCTACCTGGCCGATACGGCACACCTTCCCTACGGCACCCGCAGCGACGACGACATCCGCCGGCTTACGGAGGCGGCGGCCCGCTGGCTGCACGGGCGCGGCTGCAAGGCGCTGGTGGTCGCCTGCAACACGGCTTCCGCCTACGGCCTGCAGCATCTGCGCGGCACCTTTCCGGAGTGGCCTGTCGTGGGCCTGGTGCCGGCCGTCAAGCCGGCGGCGCTGAACACCCGCAGCGGCGTGATTGGAGTGATGGCCACCCCGGCCACCCTGCGCGGCTCCAAGTTGCAGCAGTCGGTTGCCGAGTGGGCGGCGCCACGCGGCGTGCAGGTGATGCTGACCACCAGCCCCAAACTGGTGCCGCTGGTGGAGCGGGGCGAGGCCGACAGCCCCGACGCCCGCGCCCTGCTGCGGCAGCTGCTGCGCCCGCTGGCCGAGGCCGGTGCCGACCAGCTGGTGCTGGGCTGCACTCACTACCCTTTTTTGTCCGGCAGCATCCGGCGTGAATTCAAGGACCAGTTCACCCTGGTGGACAGCGGCGGCGCTGTGGCCCGCCAGACGGCCCGAGTACTGGCCGAGCGCGGTCTGCTGGCCCCGGCGGCCGAGCCATCCTCTACGCCGCAGCCGAGCAGCCCGCAGCCCACCAGCCTGCAACTGGCCAGCCCACAGGTCGAGTATTACGTGACCGGCGACCCGCAGGCCGCCCAGCAGATCATGTTGCAGCTGCTGGGCGAGACGGTCACGGTCCGGGCCGCCCGCGTTAACGCCAGTTTGGGACAATCCTCAGCACAGCGGCTCCCTGGGGGAACAGACTGCACTATGACCAAAGACAGCACGCAGGAAACCGCCACCAGCGGGTACGTGGATACCGACCAGCAGGCCGAAATTACCGAGGGCATGCAGGGCGCCACCGGCGACGCCGACGCCAACGGCCTGGACCCCAAGGCCGACCCTCAGGAAAAGTTGGCCGAGCTGGAAAAGAACATGCAGGACATCCAGCAGTAAGGGGAAGCGCCCCTGTTGTTCAAGCTGGGCAAGTGCAGCGACTTGCCCGGCTCTTCATTTATCGCCGCTGTCGCCGCCCCCTACAGGTCCAGCCCTGCCGGTGTGGTGGCGCCGGCCGGAATTGCCGTGACCAGCACCTCATGCTTGCCGGTCACGAACACTTTAAACCCGTGCTTGTGCAGATAACGCCGGGCCTGGGCCACATCCGCGAACAGCAGGCTGAGGTCGGGCCGGGCAAAGTTGCGCAGCCGCGCTCCATAGCTCACTTCGCCGCCGCTGTAGCGCGCGTTGGGAAAGCCCAGCACCAGCCCGCCACTCGGGTTCAGGTGTGAGCGGTGGAGTGTGCGCAGCACCCCGTCCAGGCTGACATCCCGGCTTTGCAGCACGCTGAGGGCCAGCACCAGGTCAAAGCGGCCC is a genomic window of Deinococcus proteolyticus MRP containing:
- a CDS encoding NACHT domain-containing protein, translating into MDFIRKRLDGKIRVATSRDQKKDIIELNRVKIEYYLFCMLGALWNKYYDYLSPEQRENLLRKIRKPSIGSVIDCISTLDDGTGEILNGRDKVSKLQSYTKLRNARVGHGYIIGDFELETMQEMGNISKYIEDNINFVNNDKSFVIVEKYEDRKATGIIIKPSGDMFGWSKDDADERFKQGSVLTYSEEKYYKVDPFIFMESEENVYLFKDIADLLSGTATMNSIFIGDVKTIISQEFRNPQFDCGDDRVVRPSGTVSNKYKNNYVSYITIGTLKKKIMDFLRKDRASVAAVLWGHGGVGKTALIQSVCDDLYNSSHKDFDYIIFTSAKNVKYNIQTGNVDALSNNISSFEDLINAIGSVMYPEDDFDAELILDSQSRVLIIIDDFETFPQEEKTKISSYLAKMDIDRHKVVITTRALMTLGVEFQTNELTKADTKKFLEEIIKSDFYNNPTFAQDLISHLREDEIERIFDITSGRPLFILQLLAAWKEMGDIREVLDKKGDLKSTSSAIQFLYGRMFDYLSVNAKKVFTTMGALIDGTDDPNLIEKVSYALDMQDDDFETAINELVKLKMIELTDNRFFRAYSREIAKMMTSEFYASSGDFQDLINSKLEILTKDKNLDNHTALLQDANLSRSSDPEETVTEKYLLIINSTNTGPEIRLEAIRNLAEYLASSRGKIDNALNLLRANHESFANDPEYFIILSDYCVRAGQRDMAVKYIRRFVRNKPEPAWNLEAVRLEMSWLLLMHKAIIEIERREEIINSQKSGDRERQEANSRMREVISSGGLIFAQLKESSILQDFTPRVKQNILAGLNQYVTMCYKMYRLQEAIDACKFAIRNFPTHMTRDFGSKLRQSERKLSRKN
- the gcvP gene encoding aminomethyl-transferring glycine dehydrogenase yields the protein MTRLQDLLQTNDFTRRHIGPSEAEQAEMLALLGVSNLEELTETTLPAAIQFNDALQTGDGMPEAQALAELKALASKNKVFRSYIGMGYYGTHVPPVILRNMLENPGWYTAYTPYQAEISQGRLEMLLNFQQAVQDLTGMPVSNASLLDEATAAAEAMTLAKRQGKNKGNVFYVADNVHPQTLDVIRTRAEYFGYEVQTGHADNVPAEAFGALVQYPGTHGEVLDLAPIAEKVHANGAALIVATDLLACALLTPPGEQGADIVVGSAQRFGVPMGFGGPHAAFLACQKGFERSMPGRVIGVSKDARGNTALRMAMQTREQHIRREKATSNICTAQALLANMAAAYAVYHGPEGVRTIAERVHRMTGILAKALNDAGLKTNETFFDTVTFEGGDEVKGRAEAKGINFRVEGGKVSISLDETVTVQDLADIIEAATGQSADVDALDSGAVEGIPAGFKRQSDFLTHPVFNTHRSEHGMLRYLKALENKDYSLVHGMIPLGSCTMKLNATTEMIPVTWPEFGGLHPFAPASQTEGYAAMLAELERWLADITGYDAVSLQPNSGAQGEYAGLLVIRKYHESRGEGHRNICLIPASAHGTNPASAAMMGMQVVVVKTDDKGNIDFEDLKAQAEKHSDNLAALMITYPSTHGVYEENVKEVCDLIHGHGGQVYLDGANMNAQVGVAKPGLIGSDVSHLNLHKTFAIPHGGGGPGMGPIGVKAHLAPFLPGHSVAYGSDSQTGAVSAAPYGSASILPISYLYIKLLGARGLRESTQVALLSANYIAKRLEGAYPVLYTGRGGRVAHECIIDIRPLKAASGISEEDIAKRLMDYGFHAPTMSFPVPGTLMIEPTESEPKAELDRFVDAMLSIRREIQEVQDGTMAAADSPLKHAPHTLRDLTDAEWTRAYSRETGAFPSGHQKAWKYWPAVNRVDNVYGDRNFVCSCPPIEEYIGA
- the gcvH gene encoding glycine cleavage system protein GcvH, with protein sequence MTNPTELKYASSHEWLAQDGKVGITHHAQDQLGDVVYVELPEVGREVEAGEAVAVVESVKTASDIYAPASGKIVAVNEELEGSPEKVNESPFEGGWLFQIEVTEESAGLMDAEAYTAENS
- the gcvT gene encoding glycine cleavage system aminomethyltransferase GcvT, whose amino-acid sequence is MENQNLKRTPLHAAHLRAGARMVPFGGWDMPVQYAGLKAEHQAVRENVGMFDVSHMGQFRFRGPGALDFLQHVTPNDVSKLKPGRAHYNWLPAEEGGLVDDIYIYQAGEQDYLMVVNAGNIAKDWAHLQALAAGYDVQMTDESDDWVLIAVQGPKAAATLNEFTDADLLTAKRNSFFPGRLLDHDVFFARTGYTGEDGFEVFVKAPEGEALWDALLASGIAPAGLGARDTLRLEAGFPLYGHEFSENIHPLSSTYSWVVKDKPYLGRTKMDEAPRQKLIGLKLDKIPVREGYPVMLGGENVGVVTSGSTSPTLGHPIAMALVDVDAADASAFEVEVRGKRHPAERTELPFYKAK
- a CDS encoding type 1 glutamine amidotransferase domain-containing protein, yielding MTNAKLQGKKIAILAADGVEEIELTSPRQAIEEAGGTCELISLKSGQIQSMKGDIEPQAKYSVDKTVAEANIADYAGLLLPGGTVNPDTLRMDKAAMQFVRDAYDRGLPIAAICHGPWSLSETGIAGGLKMTSWPSLKHELTLAGAEWVDEECVTDKGVVTSRNPDDLPAFNKKMIEEFAEGDHSSRRQ
- the dnaG gene encoding DNA primase, with amino-acid sequence MRDRLNIADVIGEYVSLTPAGKGRLKGLCPFHKEKSPSFQVDTEQGYYYCFGCKAGGDVFKFVQETENLSFGDALRKLAERAGVQLEQKYGERVSRDLYDVNDFALQYFRSHLRGDALAYFQGRGLTPQVMEDFELGFAPDSWDGLLQQARAHGLSERQLLDAGLLTQNEQGRVYDRFRGRVMFPIRDHLGRLVGFGGRVLDDSKPKYLNTPETDAFKKGELLYGLHRARSVLKDGQPLIVAEGYMDVIALQQHGFAGAVASLGTALTAEHAALLERLGARELVLMFDRDEAGLKATLSGLDQTVGARFQVRATSVPSGKDPADALREGDVQSIQRALQGGLNEIEYRVHAARDRYGLDSRDGKRKILMELLPRMQNLDPLDEGADQMRAKVCELLDIRPQALLDWIGSKAKRRTLTDTHLAGMSQGGGHEEDRELALLRQLLVDPRLLAKLDGTLGWRNELVRKVMLAAQGAQSTDDIMSVFRGQPEEGQLIRMMFETRQSGNISRAGHEEYEAKQQTYAAAAVDDIQVGLSIESLRGEVKLLKSQLLDAPPTQQADILRQITELQRAIEAEKRARVHGA